In a single window of the Callithrix jacchus isolate 240 chromosome 1, calJac240_pri, whole genome shotgun sequence genome:
- the LOC144579979 gene encoding cytoskeleton-associated protein 2-like, which produces MRHTIVDILTIKSQEKVNLGENTEKACATKELVTEVSIEDTGVDVDPEKLEMESKHHRNVLFQDCEKEQDSKTKDPTHDIKTPNTEIRTSCLIKYNVSTMPYLQSMKKKVQLDETNSAFKELKFLTPVRRSQRLQEKTSKLPDMLKDHYPCVSSLEQLTELGRQTEAFVCRPNAALCRMYSED; this is translated from the exons ATGCGACACACAATTGTAGATATTCTAACAATAAAGAGTCAAGAAAAAGTTAATTTGG GAGAAAATACGGAGAAGGCTTGTGCAACCAAGGAATTAGTCACAGAAGTCAGTATTGAAGATACAGGTGTTGATGTAGATCCAGAAAAACTGGAAATGGAGAGTAAACATCATAGAAATGTGCTATTCCAAGACTGTGAAAAAGAGCAAGACAGCAAAACAAAAGATCCAACCCATGATATTAAAACCCCCAATACAGAAATAAGGACAAGTTGCTTAATTAAATATAATGTGTCTACTATGCCGTACTTGCAAAg tatGAAAAAGAAGGTGCAGTTGGATGAAACAAATTCTGCATTTAAGGAGCTGAAGTTTTTAACACCAGTGAGACGTTCTCAACGTCTTCAAGAGAAAACTTCTAAATTGCCAGATATGTTAAAAGATCATTATCCTTGCGTGTCTTCATTAGAACAGCTAACGGAGTTGGGAAGACAAACTGAAGCTTTTGTATGCCGCCCTAATGCAGCACTGTGCCGGATGtactctgaggattaa